The following nucleotide sequence is from Caldicellulosiruptor saccharolyticus DSM 8903.
AATGTGATAAGATTTAAAGTAAAGGAAAATTAGAGCATAGGAGAACAGAATTCCATGAATATTGAAGATGTCAAAAGAACTATAGTAGAATTTTTAAATGAAACACTCTCTCCCTGGCTTATTATTCTATTTGGGTCTCTAATCAAGGGGAATTTTAGAAAGAATAGTGACATTGACATTGCATATTTTTCTGACAAAGATATTGATAATTATGAAAGATTTTTGATTGCACAGGAACTTGCAAATATATTAAATAGAGATGTGGACTTAATTGACCTTAAGAAAACATCTACAGTTTTTAGGACGCAAATAATTTCAACAGGTGAGGTAATTTTTT
It contains:
- the mntA gene encoding type VII toxin-antitoxin system MntA family adenylyltransferase antitoxin, with translation MNIEDVKRTIVEFLNETLSPWLIILFGSLIKGNFRKNSDIDIAYFSDKDIDNYERFLIAQELANILNRDVDLIDLKKTSTVFRTQIISTGEVIFCADETRKMYFFMRTFKEYALLNEEREIVLKSLFEGSNKPEC